The Deinococcus aquaticus genomic interval CTGGTCCGTGCGGGGCAGACTCCGGCTGTGTGGGCGGCCACGGAACCGGACCGCCCGGCGGCGCGGCACACGCCCACCGCGTAAGCGGCGGCGGGCCGGGGGCGCGCGGGTCGGTGTCAGCTTACCGTTGCCCGCGCGGCCGTTCGGTACACTGGCGCGTTATGCCGCGTGTCCCCGTTAAACCCGAAGTGATGAGTCCCGTGGGCGGTGAGGCCCAGTTGCGCGCCGCCGTCGAGGCCGGCGCGGACGCCGTGTTCTTTGGCGTGAATCCCGCCCGTGATCAGGTGGGCCGCGCCGGCCGGGCCGATGGGGCGGGCTTTCACGCGCGCGCCAAGGTGGGCTTCGAGCTCGAAGCCCTGCCGGAGATCATGTCCGGGCTGCACGCGCGGGGTGTGCAGGGGTTTGTGACGTTCAACGTGCTGGTGTTCGACCGGGAACTGCGGCAGGCCGAGGCGCAACTGATCGCGCTGGCCGAGGCGGGCGTGGACGCGCTGATCGTGCAGGATCACGGGGTGGCGCGGCTGGCGCAGCAGATCTGCCCGGACCTGCCCATTCACGGCAGCACGCAGATGAGCATCACGTCCGCCGAGGGCGCGGAACTCGCGCGGCGCTTCGGCGCTAGCCGCGTGGTGCTGGGCCGCGAACTGAGCCTGCTGGACATCGAACGCATCGCGAACCAGACGGACATTGAACTGGAGACCTTCGTGCACGGCGCGCTGTGCGTCAGTTACTCCGGGCAGTGCTTCTCCAGTGAAGCCTGGGGTGGGCGCAGCGCGAACCGTGGGCAGTGCGCGCAGGCCTGCCGCCTGCCGTACGACCTGTTCGTGGACGGCCTGCAACGCGACCTGGGCGACGCCCGCTACCTGCTGTCGCCCGGTGACCTGTACGCGCTGCATCAGGTGCCGGACCTCGTGCGGATCGGCGTGGACTGCCTGAAGATCGAGGGCCGCTACAAGGACGCCGAGTTCGTCGCCCTGACCACCGCCGCGTACCGCAAGGCCGTGGATGAAGCCTGGGCGGGCCTGCCGCTGAGCGTCACCCGGCAGGAAGAGCAGGACCTGGAGCAAGTGTACTCGCGCGGGCTGGCGCCGCACTTCATGGCCGGCACGAACCATCAGACGGTCGTGCGTGGCCGCGCCCCCCGCCACCGGGGCGTGCGGGTGGGCACCGTGCGCGGCGTGACCGAGCGCGGCGTGCTGGCCGAACTGAGTGAGCCCCTGAAACCCGGCGACGGACTGGTGTTCGACCCGGCCAACTGGCGCGCCCCCGAGGGCCGCGAGGAGGGCGGCTTCCTGTACGGCCTGTGGCAGGAAGGCCAGCAGCTGGACGACGCGGCCCTGGCCCGCGTGCGGCCGGGCGGCGTGTACGAACTGCGCTTCGGGCGCGGCGCCGTCGATGGCCGCCGCGTGCGCGAGGGCGACCCGGTCTGGCGCACCCAGGACCCCACGCTGGCCGCGCGCGTCAGACCGCTGGTCGAGGCGGCCGACCCGGTGTACACCCGCCCGGTCACGGCGCACTTCATGGGGCACGTGGGCTTCCCGCCCGCCCTGACCCTGACCGATGAGCACGGCCACAGCGTCACCGCGACCCTGCCGGACGCGCTGGGCGAGGCCCGCAACCGCGCGCTGGACGCGGCGGGCCTGCGTGAGCAACTGGGTAAACTGGGCGGCACGCCGTTCCACCTTCAGGATCTGACCACCGACCTCAGCGGCGCGGGGTTCCTGCCGATCAGCGCCCTGAACGCCCTGCGCCGCGACGCGGCCGCGCAACTGACCGACCTGCGCGCCCAGGCGCCCGAGCGCCGCACGGCGCCCCGCCTGGACAGCGCCCTGGCCGCCCTGCCCCGCGCGGACCGCGCGCCCGCCGACCACACCCCGAGGCTGCACGTGCTTGTCCGCACGCCCGAACAGCTGGACGCCGCGCTGGAGCAGCGCCCGGACTCCATCACGCTGGATTACCTGGAACTGTACGGCCTGAAACCCAGCGTGGAACGCGTGCGGGCTGCCGGTATTCCCGTGCGGGTCGCCAGCCCCCGCATCCTGAAACCCACCGAGCAGAACCTCCAGAAGTTCCTGCAATCCCTGAACGCGGGCATTCTGGTCCGCAGCGGCGGCCTGCTCGAAGGCCTGCAGGAGCAGCGCGGGCCGGAGTCGGGGGGGCAGGAGTCGGGCGGGGCGGAACTGACCGGCGACTTCAGCCTGAACGCCGCGAATGTCCTGACCACCCGCGCGCTGCTGGACCTGGGATTGAGCCGCCTGACGCCCACCCACGACCTGAACGCGCAGCAGATCACGGAACTCGCCGGACTGGTCGGCGGGCAGCACCTGGAAGTCATCGCGTACGGACACCTGCCGGTCTTCCATACCGAGCACTGCGTGTTCTGCCGCTTCCTGAGCAGCGGCACCGACTACACCAACTGCGGGCACCCCTGCGAGACGCACAGGGTCGCCCTGCGCGACGAACGCGGCCACACCCACCCGGTCATGGCGGATGTCGGCTGCCGCAACACTGTGTTCGAGGGCCGCCCGCAGGTGGCCGCGCCGCACCTAGGTGAGTGGCAGCGCGCCGGTATCCGCGACCTGCGCCTGGAATTCGTGCACGAAACGCCGCAGCAGGTCACGGGCGTCATCGAGGCTCACCGCGCGTTCCTGGCGGGCGCGCTATCGGCAGCCGGGCTTCAGGACACCCTGGACGCCCTGTCTGCCAGGGCCGGCGTGACCGAGGGCAGCCTGTTCGTGCCGCACGACTTCGGCACGCTGGACGCCCTGCCGGTCCTGTAAACCCTGCCCGGCTGACCCGGGTCTGACCGGCCTGCGACTCTTCAGGAACGATGAACGGGCCGTTCGGGCCGCCGCTGCCACCAGACGCGCCTTCCACCCGGTGGGGGAGGCGCGGTTCTCATGTCGGGTCTCATCCGCATTCCGGCCGGTTCTGTACGCTGGGTCATGACCCCACAGGCGCATCCGGTGAAGGTGGAAAGACACGACGTGTCGGCACGTTGCCATTACACCAATACCGGCGCGAGGGCCGTCCACACCTACCGCGAGACGCCGTTCGGGCTGTTCGTAGCGCGAGATTTTCATGCGCACCCCCGCATCCGGCACTGGCAGGCGCACCTGTTGCCCGCCCTGAACCTCGTGGTGTGCCGCTACGATTTTCACGGTCGGCGCGAACACGACTATTACCTGGACGTGGCCGACATCACCCGCCACGGCGACGTGTGGCACGTGCGGGACCTGTACCTGGACCTGATCGTGCACGACGGCCTGATGGCCGAGATTGCCGACACCGACGAACTGCTCGCCGCGCGCGAGGCCGGGTACCTGACCGAAACCGAGATGCACCGCGCGGTCGCCATCGCGCACACGGCGCTGTCCGGGCTGGGTCGCGCCCGGTATGTGCTGCCCGACTGGCTGGCCCGCCGCGACCTGCACCTGCACTGGTGCGACGCGGCCGCCCTCGCCTGATCCGGACGCGGCCTGAACGGCTGCCCACGCGAACCTGTGTCCCGTGAGGGTGGCCGGGCCGGGTATCTTCCGGGGCATGCCGACCGACCCGCCCGCCGATGCCCAGGCCCGACTGGAAGCTGCTCTGCCCGCCGCGCTGGAGCGGATCCGGCAGACGCCCGGCGTGCTGGGCGCGTTGTGGTGCGGCAGCGCCGCGCGCGGCGAGGCGAACGCGCACAGCGACCTGGATTTCCATGTGCTGGTGGAAGGCGACCGGCGCTGGCGGGCGAATTACGTGGTGGACGGCGTGCCGGTCGAGGCGTTTCACAACCCGGCGCGCAAGGTCCGGGCGATGTTCGCGAC includes:
- a CDS encoding U32 family peptidase; the protein is MPRVPVKPEVMSPVGGEAQLRAAVEAGADAVFFGVNPARDQVGRAGRADGAGFHARAKVGFELEALPEIMSGLHARGVQGFVTFNVLVFDRELRQAEAQLIALAEAGVDALIVQDHGVARLAQQICPDLPIHGSTQMSITSAEGAELARRFGASRVVLGRELSLLDIERIANQTDIELETFVHGALCVSYSGQCFSSEAWGGRSANRGQCAQACRLPYDLFVDGLQRDLGDARYLLSPGDLYALHQVPDLVRIGVDCLKIEGRYKDAEFVALTTAAYRKAVDEAWAGLPLSVTRQEEQDLEQVYSRGLAPHFMAGTNHQTVVRGRAPRHRGVRVGTVRGVTERGVLAELSEPLKPGDGLVFDPANWRAPEGREEGGFLYGLWQEGQQLDDAALARVRPGGVYELRFGRGAVDGRRVREGDPVWRTQDPTLAARVRPLVEAADPVYTRPVTAHFMGHVGFPPALTLTDEHGHSVTATLPDALGEARNRALDAAGLREQLGKLGGTPFHLQDLTTDLSGAGFLPISALNALRRDAAAQLTDLRAQAPERRTAPRLDSALAALPRADRAPADHTPRLHVLVRTPEQLDAALEQRPDSITLDYLELYGLKPSVERVRAAGIPVRVASPRILKPTEQNLQKFLQSLNAGILVRSGGLLEGLQEQRGPESGGQESGGAELTGDFSLNAANVLTTRALLDLGLSRLTPTHDLNAQQITELAGLVGGQHLEVIAYGHLPVFHTEHCVFCRFLSSGTDYTNCGHPCETHRVALRDERGHTHPVMADVGCRNTVFEGRPQVAAPHLGEWQRAGIRDLRLEFVHETPQQVTGVIEAHRAFLAGALSAAGLQDTLDALSARAGVTEGSLFVPHDFGTLDALPVL
- a CDS encoding DUF402 domain-containing protein, which gives rise to MTPQAHPVKVERHDVSARCHYTNTGARAVHTYRETPFGLFVARDFHAHPRIRHWQAHLLPALNLVVCRYDFHGRREHDYYLDVADITRHGDVWHVRDLYLDLIVHDGLMAEIADTDELLAAREAGYLTETEMHRAVAIAHTALSGLGRARYVLPDWLARRDLHLHWCDAAALA